The Rosa chinensis cultivar Old Blush chromosome 7, RchiOBHm-V2, whole genome shotgun sequence DNA segment TTTCTCAAAGGTAGTTTCTTTTCTTGCTAAGTCCTGTATAAACTGAACAAACAAGGAGAGATATTAGTTCCAATTTAtagaatttttctcttttgtaagCTTCATGCTGCCTTCATAAATGTGTTAAACCACATAATTGTGTTCCAGCGTACTTGCACTAGGATGGATGTTGTATACTTGGACTAGCTATCTTACTTTAGTACAAGTGAAAATGTTTTATACAGTGGCAGGTGGCAGCTTTTGTGGTTTTTATTAGCCTCCAAACTAGTTAGATTTGGTTTGAAACTTCAGATCTCACAGTGTCTAGAATGTATTGCTGGAATCATTTGGTGGTGGGAAATTGGTTAATGGATGCTAACACATTAAGTTATGGTTTATCCTTTCGCATTTATGTATGGTACAATCTAATTTGGTTTGTTAAATGATGATAGAATGGGCACAGTTTGCTAACAGGAGGACTCGGCTACACTATCCGTATATTTGATTTGGAACATCCACATGGAAAACCAGAAATCTTACGGGAGTCAAATAAACCTCAGCGAGGATCAGTTCTTACTGCTGCATGGCTCCACAACGATCAGGTCATATTGAGTACATGTAGTCTTCTACAGGGTGTCAGGTAACCATGTTTATGAAACAATCTGATTTTCAAGCTAGCCTTTCTtaccttttcttttgttaaatcCTGTTTATTAACCTACGTTTGACATCTATCAGTCTTATCCTCAATTTAAATTAGATCATGTTTGTCTATAATCTTGTCAAATTTTGATCTTCAAATGACCTGTTAAAATATATGTTATGTGCTGACGTGCTGATATTAATGCTAAAAGTGGATAAGAACAATAGAAAatcatttattaatttatttttcttttttatccttCCATCTCTCTTGACCTGTCTCATCCTCAAATCTTAAAATCAACTAATCCTCCATGTTTCAATTTCCAAGCCATTAATTTCAGCCCACTCTTATCTACTGTGggcctgctgctgctgctgctgatgttttatttttattttcttatttttttttcataactaCGAGCTATAGAAAAATAAATTAGTTATAGTGAGAGAATTCACCATTCTTCTATGTGAAGGGAGATATATGTTTTAGTTGTTTTGGTTCCAGCCATCTCTCCTGCCTCacccccttcttcttcatcacccAAATTGCATTGCAACACCACATTTATGCAATATCTacaaagagtaaaaaaaaaaggaagaagaagaagacattcTGTCCCTGCTAATATGGCCTCAAGATAGAAGGGCTTAGTTTGTGAGTCGAACCTTCaaacccaaacctgtagaagaAGCCGTGACTCGCACCTTACGGAACAGTGGCTTGGACTAGGGGCTTGCATAAGGTTACCTTACATCAAGAGGCTTAAAACTTTCTGATTTGCTAATATTGAATTATCAATTGGAAATATCAACTTTTGGAATGCTCAGGAAAAGGTTGGTTATAACTCCCATCCACTTTTTGAGAAACATTTGCTGGGCTACGCCTGAGATAAATTGGTTCAAAATTTAATATAGATGGTACGAGGAATTCTACTAATAGCAAGATTGGGACCAGTTGTATCATTAGGGAATGTAATGGCAACTGGCTAGAAGGCTTAACCTGCAATCTTGGTGTCGGGAAAATTTTGGTTGCTGAGACGTGGGGGTTATATTTGGGTTTCAAAATGGCATATGAAATGAAGCTTCCAATGTTATTGTAGAATCTATTTGGGTTTGAAAATCGCATATGAAATGAAGCTTCCTATGTTATGGTAGAATCCGATTCAAAGACTGTTGATTCCTTGATTCATGAGTTTGACTGAGATTTGCATCCCTTGGCCTCAACTCTTCATTACCGTTGTTTACCTTTTATTCTTGTGTTTTgatgtttctatttttttatttaatttttagtaAACtttcaaagattttttttttttttggcccctAAAGATTAGAAAAATATTCAAATAATTCTATGATTATTGGAAACTTCAAGTGAGACACATAATCGAATTGAAAGCCAGGGATTAAATCGGTGAAGAGTGTACATTGCAGGGTAGTAAATTGAATCTAACTGAATTTTCTAAAAACTATTGATTCTGTTGGTACCTAAACAGTTGTTATCGCATTCTTACTGAGCTTGTTAATTTACTGGTGACTATACAGATTATGGGATCGAAGGAGTGGTAAGATACTCCGTACACTCGAGACTGAGTCAATCGTGAGAAGTTCAGAACTGAGTCAAGGTTATATCACCACTGCTGCTGGCTCTACGGTGACATTTTGGGATGAAACCGAGTAAGTTTTGAGATTTTAGGTCAAAAATGAAAAAGGTTAAAGAAATCACTAATACCAAAAAGTTGTGtggcatatatacatatatataaatatactttttggttttctggACTCATTGTAGAGTTCCATTATAAGAGTTTTTCAAGTTGCAGTGTCTAACAGTAATATTCAGTATGGCTGGATTATTATTCTTGGTCATGAGAGCtagcttttagtagatttttgtaTTAAGAGTTTTCCTTCGTGTATTTTGATAGTTTTCTGTACAGTCGGTTTATGAATTACTTTTACAGCTTTAGGTGCGTGAATCGCTACAAAATGCCATGCATGGTACAATCGGCTTCTTTGTATGGGAACAAGTTTATTGCAGGGGGAGATGATGGGCTTGTTCGTTTGTTTGATTTCCATACTGGTGAAGAGATTGGTATGAGCTCCAAATATACCATTATTTTTTTACGAGTTCATTTTTTTGGTAGCAATTTCATCTGGTTTATGTTTTTTAGTTTCTTATTTTGAACCATAAGTGTGTCAATTGTATCACGCAGAACAATCTAATATGGGTGACTTCGGAACCGTTTTATGTGTGCGTTTCTCGCCTGATGGAAAATCCTATGCCGCGGGATTTGAAGATGGCACTGTTATAATCAAGAAGTTGTAGATAAAAGTCGAAAGAGGAGGCTGTATTGATCATACTGGACTTGGCTGTCCGCGTTAATTACATTATCATTGGCCTATGTGATGCAggatataataaaaaaaaaatgtactttATTTAGGATTTTTATATGAATATATCTTGGGATTTAGTTTAGCCTATTGTTATTAGGACTCGTGCATATTGTGGTGGAACTATTTTTAGTCTATCAATTGAGGCACGTAATAGTTTGGCAGACTTGATTGATGAAGATTATAAACCCCCTAAATCTCTTGTTCTCTAATTAATTCCCTCCTATCTGTACCGATATTAATTCTCCCCGATCCTAGTTCATTGTTCACCTGCTCCTACAATAGCTAACTTGAACAAACTTTTTTAATACAACTTAATTTTTAGTTCAGTGCCGCTGGATGTTCAGACCAATATGATATGATAACTTACGACTTCACCCCCTAGTTTTTATGTGTTAAAGTAGTATGCTTGATAGCAACTCAAGATTTCTCTCTTGGAATATCTTTTATTGTAGttatttcaattcaaattttttctagtttaaataaaaaatctgGCAGATGTTGGGAAATTAATTCGTTCTCTTCCTTGAAAAACGTGTTAGGGTTAAGACCGGTTCCTTTCGATTGAGAACTTGAGTTCGTCCAATGGCACCCGACCGGTGCTGGCCTCCGGCCTCGCAGACATTTTGGGATCCGCTGCCGGACGGGTATTCGATCTGATAAGTTTCAAGGGCCTCATGGGCTGTTGCGCTCTAGTTTGATCCAAATGGCTTCGACCTGAGTCTTTTTGGTAACATCTCTGTGACCGGCGGCGTGGTTGTGCTAATCAAGGTCGGCGACTTGTTCTGAACCGACGGTGGTGTAAACGGTGAGGCGCTGGACTGGCGGGATTCGGAATCGGGTCTTCACGGCGTGCTCTATGACTGTGGGTGGCGCGGCAGTTTGGGTCGAAGCGGAGGAGGTCGCAGCAGCATAGATTGGGGCGGCACGGGTAGGGGCAAAGCTAATCGGGTGGCAGTGCTGGGCATGTGGTGTACGACATGGCGTCAAGAGATGATGGGCCAGGACCAGATCATCTTGATGGGCTCTGGAGTTGGCCTATTCCATTTGGATGCTCTTGGGCTTACTATTTTGGGCTGGGGTGTTTTGCCCTAGGCCCatacctatgtttttagttttgtctaattacaataagttcCTTGTATTTAGGAAGGTAAGCACCGATGTGCACTATATGTATCTCTAGCATCTCtagagtagtaccaaaggagggtCTCCGCTATCTCTacgtatttgattgtataatgagtagaactatatgtacgtaccacttgtgggtaaaccactagcttcttgtctTTCTATGGCCTTAAATGAcaacggaagggtatgtaacggcatATTCTAGCTTGTCATGAATATACATTTTccctaattcaaaaaaaaaaaattctagtttTTTCTGGTGTGTCATTTAGAGTTGACTGCTTATTTTCTTATTCAAGAATAGGAAACTTGAgttgtttcattttcatttatCTGTCGACATCGCCCATAGCCAAATTTTTTCCTTGTCAGCATAATAACGAGACAATATTCTAATAGAAAAATAgtggttctattcagacctcccaATTTGTTATTTTGACCTTGttcatttgtttacacaattttaaaACCAATTTTACCCCTCTgcaaatataataataataaataaataaaaactctgCATCTACATCGTAGCATGTAGCTTCCTTCTTACACCTTGTAGTTCTCTCTCCAATAGTATTCCTCTCCCTGCAAACAAAATTTATAAAGTTTAAGTTCAAACTTTGAAATAACTACTCTATCTTATTTATTTGAAATCACCATCTAATCAAAGattaagaagagaaagagatacGTTTTGATCAAAACAGGACAAAAAAAAGTATCATATGATCTAAGTAGTAcacatctctctttctctccaacTCTCTATTGTATTCCTCTCTCTATTTTCATTTCCCTCCTCCTCACTATCCCTTCATGTTTCTTCTCATtcccctttctctcttcttGTACCTATCTCTTAATTGGTTGTCGATCactggctccaggagtttgagACGTCTTCATTGTTTCATGTCGAGTTTATTATTAGATTCTATAAATTGGATGATATTTGAAATCTTTGAATTTAAATTTGTGCAATTTCAATGACAATCTTTgaaattagaaaacaaaataaggGTCAAGACTTACTTTAacgggaaaaattcaccaacagtgTTTGGACACTTGggtgactttcagaatgatacctaaaCTCTGAATGTTATCAATGTGTTGGGTGGATTTGTATAGAGGCTGCTAGGATTACTTGATTAGGTTGCATCTCCTCTGTTTACCCCTTCTGAGTTCAGGCACTGGGTCCAAAGCTTCAAGAAGCTTTGTAGCGTCTTTCCTTATTCCCTGCAGTAAGGTTGGCCTGCTGCAGTGGCATGCTCCTTGTGATATGTATCCAGAAACTTCGTATAGCGTTGACAGTCTGATAGATGAGCAAAGTACATGAAAAGGCTTGCAAGAAGGCAtgtggcgtgggagctagaagCACATGAGTTGCAAAAGATGAGAGAATTGCTGCGGTGAGAGGTTTGTTGTTCCTGCGTGTTGCCTTTTCAATTCTTGTACCCTTTTCAACCCATGATAACTATCACGAAATATTGAATCCTCATTCTAATCTAGGTAGTCATCCACTTCGAATCGAAGTGAAGAAGGAGTGGATTTTTGGGAATGACTTATGGGTTTA contains these protein-coding regions:
- the LOC112179601 gene encoding serine-threonine kinase receptor-associated protein; translated protein: MAMAHAHTVVCPGHERSIMDLCYSPDPCGGSLLLSASMDRRAILRDGECGDWIRTFAEQTSSVWNCSLNITATASTAATASHCNAKIWDLQTGRLLHIIQSRNLVQSCAFSKNGHSLLTGGLGYTIRIFDLEHPHGKPEILRESNKPQRGSVLTAAWLHNDQVILSTCSLLQGVRLWDRRSGKILRTLETESIVRSSELSQGYITTAAGSTVTFWDETDFRCVNRYKMPCMVQSASLYGNKFIAGGDDGLVRLFDFHTGEEIEQSNMGDFGTVLCVRFSPDGKSYAAGFEDGTVIIKKL